A stretch of Campylobacter showae DNA encodes these proteins:
- a CDS encoding helix-turn-helix transcriptional regulator, translating to MDKKEFNNLLKRAKLSKKEFAELVGVLPSSVNNWGGSQNVPYWVESWLINYIKAGNFDKIGEMFKSLDTDT from the coding sequence ATGGATAAAAAAGAGTTTAATAACCTGCTTAAGCGCGCTAAGCTCTCTAAAAAAGAGTTTGCCGAATTGGTCGGAGTTTTGCCAAGCTCGGTTAATAATTGGGGCGGTTCTCAAAATGTACCGTATTGGGTCGAGAGCTGGCTTATTAACTACATTAAGGCTGGTAATTTCGACAAAATAGGCGAAATGTTTAAAAGTCTTGATACCGACACCTAA
- a CDS encoding multidrug effflux MFS transporter, translated as MKFIPKTLPFVEFIALMALLTSLGAMSTDAMLPALMQMGLDLGVTQINQTQLVISSMFAGFAVGQIFYGPLSDFIGRRNAVLLALAIFTASSFISVVTSDFTALLASRFFQGLGAAGPRIIAMALIRDLYGGRAMARVMSFIAAVFIIVPALAPIIGGFIFKIYNWRSIFLMLTFMGLACLAWFGLRQSETLPAQNRNKFSLNLIKRDAAQVVKNRRTAGYTIVLGLIFGMFLSYISTAQQIFEVSYKLGDEFPIYFAINALALGAASMINAKLVMIYGMRYLSMRAMGAFCVIAVAFLPVVIAYDGVPPLWAFMAFCMSSFFCVSILFGNLNAMAMEPMGKIAGMAAALIGSASTFISLPIGVAIGQMFRGTLTPMVASFALIGAAAFALLYRTSRISEE; from the coding sequence ATGAAATTTATCCCCAAAACCTTGCCTTTCGTAGAATTTATCGCTCTCATGGCGCTTCTAACCTCGCTTGGAGCTATGAGTACAGACGCGATGTTGCCGGCACTCATGCAAATGGGCCTGGATCTTGGCGTGACGCAGATAAACCAAACCCAGCTCGTCATATCCTCGATGTTTGCGGGATTTGCCGTCGGGCAGATATTTTACGGGCCGCTTAGCGACTTTATCGGGCGACGAAACGCCGTGCTGCTAGCACTTGCGATATTTACGGCTAGCTCCTTTATTTCGGTCGTAACGAGCGATTTTACCGCGCTTTTAGCGAGCAGATTTTTCCAGGGATTAGGCGCTGCGGGCCCTAGGATCATCGCGATGGCGCTTATCCGCGATCTTTACGGGGGGCGCGCGATGGCTCGCGTGATGAGTTTTATCGCGGCCGTCTTCATCATCGTGCCGGCACTCGCTCCCATTATCGGCGGCTTTATCTTTAAAATTTATAATTGGCGCAGCATATTTTTGATGCTTACTTTTATGGGACTTGCGTGCCTAGCGTGGTTTGGACTGCGTCAGAGCGAGACTCTGCCTGCGCAAAATCGCAATAAATTTAGCCTAAATTTGATAAAACGCGACGCCGCGCAGGTAGTGAAAAACAGGCGCACCGCAGGCTATACGATCGTTTTGGGGCTGATTTTTGGGATGTTTTTGAGCTATATCAGCACCGCTCAGCAGATTTTCGAGGTGAGTTACAAGCTGGGCGACGAGTTTCCTATCTATTTTGCTATAAACGCCCTAGCTCTAGGCGCCGCATCGATGATAAACGCAAAGCTCGTGATGATCTACGGCATGCGCTACCTTAGCATGCGCGCCATGGGAGCGTTTTGCGTTATCGCGGTCGCGTTTTTGCCAGTCGTCATCGCGTATGACGGAGTGCCGCCGCTGTGGGCTTTTATGGCGTTTTGCATGAGTAGCTTTTTTTGCGTGAGCATACTTTTTGGCAACCTAAACGCGATGGCGATGGAGCCCATGGGCAAGATCGCTGGCATGGCGGCCGCGCTGATCGGCTCGGCTTCGACCTTTATCTCGCTTCCTATCGGCGTCGCGATCGGGCAGATGTTTCGTGGCACGCTGACGCCTATGGTCGCGAGCTTTGCGCTTATCGGAGCGGCGGCGTTTGCGCTGCTTTATAGGACTTCAAGGATTTCCGAGGAGTAA
- a CDS encoding type II toxin-antitoxin system RelE/ParE family toxin, with product MVIKRTARFNRELRAVFDFIAKDSPSRARDFVGKLLDAVELLEDNPRLGRAIADDKRELIAKGYVIPYLIDKDAIELLGIYKANEWQA from the coding sequence ATGGTAATTAAGCGCACGGCTCGCTTTAACCGCGAGTTAAGGGCTGTATTTGACTTCATCGCAAAAGATAGCCCGAGCAGGGCGCGAGATTTTGTCGGTAAGCTACTGGACGCCGTGGAGCTTTTGGAGGATAATCCACGCCTAGGACGAGCGATAGCGGACGACAAAAGAGAGCTAATCGCCAAAGGTTATGTAATACCCTACTTGATCGACAAAGACGCCATTGAACTTTTAGGCATTTACAAAGCCAACGAGTGGCAAGCATGA
- a CDS encoding diacylglycerol kinase, with translation MKPKYDFFKNSKFAFEGLAAMLKNEAAFRFELCVILPLALVSLFLPVSAAQHALLIAVFGLVLVCECLNTAIEAVVDLVSPDFHPLAKIAKDCASAAVCLSICTAAITWAWAIFSLIF, from the coding sequence ATGAAACCAAAATACGACTTTTTCAAAAACTCCAAATTTGCATTCGAGGGGCTTGCCGCGATGCTAAAAAACGAGGCGGCGTTTCGCTTTGAGCTTTGCGTTATCCTCCCACTCGCGCTAGTTTCGCTATTTTTACCAGTTTCTGCGGCACAGCACGCCCTACTGATCGCCGTTTTTGGCCTCGTTTTAGTCTGCGAGTGCCTAAATACCGCGATCGAAGCAGTAGTGGATCTCGTTTCGCCAGACTTTCATCCGCTAGCTAAAATCGCCAAAGACTGCGCCTCCGCCGCCGTTTGCCTCTCTATCTGCACGGCTGCGATAACTTGGGCGTGGGCTATTTTTTCGCTAATTTTTTAA
- a CDS encoding phosphoethanolamine transferase has protein sequence MKLRISWFKFTLLNAVFIAALNFGLFNFIYSRLSFEAHPLMAASLPIIYFSLLCSLFSLVFLPYLAKPVSIAAIAITCASSYFMQSYGIIIDSEMIRNVAQTDAGEVLSFLNPKLVCYMLFLGVLPCLLVAFARIEYGGAKRHIKIKFLTFIGFFALAAGLFFSQTKSIIPFFRENSFIRAYNLPFYPIYATQKYIKMEFFKPEFKQIGMDATMKPSRERRLMVLIVGETARAKNYSLGGYAKNDTNFYTKKEPNLVYFGDARSCGTATAVSLPCLFSKSTRSEYSSKEFSENALDILKRVGVKVVWLGNNSGKCKGVCDRLDAGDVEYFDAGYDTNMLPSLKKRLENLAQNEIIVLHLQGSHGPAYYARYPSEFRKFIPTCDTSELSSCDSESIVNTYDNTLLFTDFFIDEVIKAVKAAGSDKSAVWYFSDHGESLGENGIYLHGMPYAIAPETQKRIPMMAYASDEATLARLRAQKDDAVSHDNVFSSLLGFFGVETKEYDKKLDVFGE, from the coding sequence ATGAAGCTACGTATTTCTTGGTTTAAATTTACGCTTTTAAACGCCGTTTTTATCGCCGCGCTAAATTTCGGGCTGTTTAATTTTATTTATTCAAGGCTTAGCTTTGAAGCTCATCCGCTAATGGCCGCAAGCCTGCCGATCATCTATTTTTCGCTGCTTTGCTCGCTCTTTTCACTCGTTTTTTTGCCCTATCTTGCTAAGCCCGTTAGTATCGCTGCGATCGCTATTACGTGCGCTAGCAGCTACTTCATGCAAAGCTACGGTATCATAATCGATAGCGAAATGATAAGAAACGTCGCGCAAACGGACGCGGGCGAGGTATTAAGCTTTTTAAATCCAAAACTCGTTTGCTATATGCTATTTTTGGGCGTTTTGCCCTGCCTTCTGGTCGCATTTGCGAGGATCGAGTACGGCGGCGCCAAGCGGCATATAAAGATCAAATTTTTAACGTTTATAGGCTTTTTTGCGCTAGCGGCGGGGTTATTTTTTTCGCAGACTAAGTCTATTATCCCGTTTTTTCGCGAAAATAGCTTCATCAGAGCCTACAACCTGCCGTTTTATCCGATTTACGCGACGCAAAAGTATATAAAAATGGAGTTTTTCAAGCCCGAATTTAAACAAATCGGCATGGACGCTACGATGAAGCCGAGCCGCGAGCGACGGCTGATGGTGCTGATTGTCGGCGAAACGGCGCGCGCGAAAAACTATTCGCTCGGCGGATACGCTAAAAACGACACGAATTTTTACACGAAAAAGGAGCCCAATTTGGTCTATTTCGGCGACGCTCGCTCGTGCGGAACTGCGACAGCCGTCTCGCTGCCGTGCTTGTTTTCAAAATCGACAAGGAGCGAATACAGCAGTAAAGAATTTAGCGAAAACGCGCTTGATATCCTAAAACGCGTGGGCGTCAAGGTCGTGTGGCTGGGCAACAACTCGGGCAAATGTAAGGGCGTTTGCGACCGCTTGGACGCGGGCGACGTCGAGTATTTTGACGCCGGATACGATACGAATATGCTGCCCTCCCTCAAAAAACGCCTCGAAAATCTCGCGCAAAACGAGATCATCGTCCTACATTTGCAAGGCTCGCACGGCCCAGCCTACTACGCCCGCTATCCGAGCGAATTTCGCAAATTTATCCCGACTTGCGACACGAGCGAGCTTAGCTCCTGCGATAGTGAAAGCATCGTAAATACCTACGACAACACGCTGCTTTTTACCGATTTTTTCATTGACGAGGTGATAAAGGCGGTCAAGGCTGCTGGCAGCGATAAAAGCGCGGTTTGGTACTTCTCCGATCACGGCGAGAGCCTGGGCGAAAACGGCATCTATCTACATGGCATGCCCTACGCCATCGCGCCCGAGACGCAAAAACGCATCCCGATGATGGCGTACGCAAGCGACGAAGCCACGCTAGCTCGCCTGCGCGCACAAAAAGACGACGCCGTCTCGCATGATAATGTTTTTAGCTCGTTGCTGGGGTTTTTTGGGGTAGAGACAAAGGAATATGATAAAAAACTTGATGTATTTGGCGAGTAA